From Leptotrichia sp. OH3620_COT-345, the proteins below share one genomic window:
- the dprA gene encoding DNA-processing protein DprA, with product MGWLKLKEAGMKDGYIRKLMGYYKTYEELFCDENFKLFNTGLKTMLEKARNIDISKKMDLYYKNRIRIISANDREYPEKLKKIIDYPLFLYVKGKSLNEFINTDDRIRKNIAVVGTRRATKFGKSSCERIVKELLYYNVNLISGLAEGIDTIALTVAVEKEGNAVAVVGSGLDRVYPYENKILWEKISGNGILISEYPLGTEPLKWNFPKRNRIIAGLADGIIIAESFKSGGSLITAELGFSMDKEIFAIPGFINYPSFEGCNNLIKENKAKLITCAEDVAQEFLWDINKEKSKISKLNEEEKLLFCHLYEETGLEELMEKVKNKIPLNRILSILMSLKVKGLIIETGTAKYVRLI from the coding sequence ATGGGGTGGCTGAAATTAAAAGAAGCAGGTATGAAGGATGGATATATAAGAAAGTTAATGGGGTATTATAAGACATATGAAGAACTGTTTTGTGATGAAAATTTTAAACTTTTTAATACCGGGCTGAAAACAATGCTTGAAAAAGCAAGAAATATTGATATAAGTAAAAAGATGGATTTATATTATAAAAACAGGATTAGGATAATTAGTGCAAATGATAGGGAATATCCCGAAAAATTAAAAAAAATCATTGATTATCCTCTGTTTTTGTATGTGAAAGGGAAATCGCTGAATGAATTTATAAATACAGATGACAGGATAAGAAAAAATATAGCGGTAGTAGGTACGAGAAGGGCTACAAAATTTGGAAAAAGCTCATGTGAAAGAATAGTAAAAGAACTTTTATACTACAACGTAAATTTAATAAGCGGTCTTGCTGAAGGGATAGATACAATAGCACTTACAGTTGCAGTTGAAAAAGAAGGGAATGCTGTAGCTGTTGTTGGTAGCGGACTTGACAGAGTTTATCCTTATGAAAATAAAATTTTATGGGAAAAAATAAGTGGTAACGGTATATTGATTAGTGAATATCCACTGGGAACGGAGCCGTTGAAATGGAATTTTCCTAAAAGAAATCGTATAATAGCGGGACTTGCAGACGGAATAATAATAGCTGAAAGTTTCAAATCGGGAGGTTCACTTATAACAGCAGAACTTGGGTTTTCCATGGATAAGGAAATATTTGCCATACCGGGATTTATAAATTATCCGTCATTTGAAGGATGTAATAATCTTATAAAAGAAAATAAGGCAAAACTTATAACTTGTGCTGAAGATGTGGCACAAGAGTTTCTGTGGGATATAAATAAGGAGAAAAGTAAAATTTCAAAATTAAATGAAGAGGAAAAACTGTTATTTTGTCATCTTTATGAAGAAACAGGACTGGAAGAATTGATGGAAAAAGTAAAAAATAAAATTCCTTTAAATCGTATATTGTCAATTTTAATGAGTCTCAAAGTAAAAGGACTTATAATTGAAACGGGAACGGCAAAATATGTAAGACTGATTTAA
- the rpmA gene encoding 50S ribosomal protein L27: MILKLNLQLFASKKGQGSTRNGRDSNPKYLGVKKYDGESVKAGNIIVRQRGTKFHPGANMGLGKDYTLFALTDGYVKFENFGKGKKRVSIYAEKAEA, from the coding sequence ATGATATTGAAATTAAATTTACAGTTGTTTGCCTCAAAAAAAGGACAAGGGTCTACAAGAAACGGGAGAGACTCCAATCCTAAATATTTGGGAGTTAAAAAATATGACGGTGAATCAGTGAAAGCCGGAAATATAATTGTCAGACAGAGAGGAACTAAATTTCATCCGGGGGCAAATATGGGATTAGGTAAGGATTATACATTATTTGCTTTAACTGACGGATATGTAAAATTTGAAAATTTTGGAAAAGGTAAAAAAAGAGTAAGTATTTATGCTGAAAAGGCAGAAGCATAA
- a CDS encoding NUDIX hydrolase: MFNLNSRTKLLENKWYRVFLDKITNNCTKIDYDFYTIDFLNDSVGTVVENKKGEILFVNSYRYITGSLSLEIPAGSLEKEENIKKGGIRECFEETGYKASFSDDIFTFYPSNGVSTQTFHVIFGKVDSEIEQNVFDKTETAEVVWLKKNEIIEKILNNIIIDSLTIVSLFIYFLKKGEIGFL, encoded by the coding sequence ATGTTCAATTTAAATTCTAGAACTAAACTGCTGGAAAATAAATGGTACCGAGTATTTCTCGATAAAATAACTAATAATTGTACAAAAATTGACTATGATTTTTATACAATAGACTTTTTAAATGATTCTGTAGGAACTGTTGTAGAAAATAAAAAAGGAGAAATATTATTTGTAAATTCATATAGATACATAACCGGCAGTCTAAGTCTTGAAATTCCTGCCGGAAGTCTGGAAAAAGAAGAAAATATAAAAAAGGGGGGAATAAGAGAATGTTTTGAGGAAACAGGATACAAAGCTTCTTTCAGTGATGATATTTTTACTTTTTATCCAAGTAATGGTGTCAGTACCCAAACTTTCCATGTTATATTCGGTAAAGTTGACAGTGAAATAGAACAAAATGTTTTTGATAAAACTGAAACTGCCGAAGTCGTATGGTTGAAAAAGAATGAAATAATTGAAAAAATATTAAATAATATAATCATTGACAGTCTTACTATTGTTTCTCTTTTTATCTATTTTCTTAAAAAAGGCGAGATCGGTTTTTTATAA
- a CDS encoding lipopolysaccharide assembly protein LapB, translating into MKKVKKIALSLIIIFTVAMTVKGDLLGKIQTIDTLVQQGKYDRAEQAARRLLNDPNITPQEKASVQNLLNEISKKKNSQKQQQTVTQSTEKQNDAQAEIDKIISEAVQGENIATTLPPTADTGTVPITQTDDVSDGSKFGTYNNYEKAALAKRNASTIFQLCQLYFKDGLFERAANLAKKDTSGDLRNLYVVAISSRLMGNYDQSINYYNRILSVSPGEAQARLGIGIAYKGKGEFSKALEYLRAYAATNPDREVTRQIAVLNEVIANNKQ; encoded by the coding sequence ATGAAAAAAGTAAAAAAAATAGCATTAAGTCTGATAATTATATTTACAGTCGCTATGACGGTAAAAGGAGATTTACTGGGAAAAATCCAGACAATAGACACTCTTGTTCAGCAAGGAAAGTATGACAGAGCGGAGCAGGCTGCAAGAAGATTACTGAACGATCCGAACATAACTCCTCAGGAAAAGGCGTCAGTACAAAATCTTCTAAACGAAATATCAAAGAAAAAAAATTCTCAGAAACAACAGCAGACTGTAACGCAATCTACTGAAAAGCAAAATGATGCTCAGGCGGAAATAGATAAAATAATATCCGAAGCGGTTCAGGGAGAAAATATTGCAACTACTTTACCTCCTACAGCAGATACAGGAACAGTACCTATAACTCAGACAGATGATGTATCTGACGGGTCAAAATTTGGAACGTATAATAACTATGAAAAAGCGGCACTTGCTAAAAGGAATGCTTCAACAATATTTCAATTATGTCAGTTATATTTTAAAGACGGACTTTTTGAAAGAGCGGCAAATCTTGCTAAGAAAGATACATCAGGAGATTTGAGAAACCTTTATGTAGTTGCTATAAGTTCAAGATTAATGGGAAATTATGATCAGTCAATAAATTATTATAACAGGATACTTTCTGTATCACCGGGAGAAGCTCAGGCAAGACTGGGAATAGGTATAGCATATAAAGGAAAAGGAGAATTCTCCAAAGCTCTGGAGTATCTGAGAGCCTATGCAGCAACAAATCCTGACAGGGAAGTTACAAGACAGATTGCTGTGTTAAATGAAGTAATAGCAAATAATAAACAGTAG
- the asnS gene encoding asparagine--tRNA ligase has translation MLLELRELQTNTQKYVDKEIELNGWIKKIRSQKTFGFIELNDGTFFNGIQVVISEELPNFEEVSKLTISSSIKVYGKLVKSEGKGQEYEIKATKVEIYDKSDSDYPLQNKRHTFEFLRTIAHLRPRTNTFFAVFRVRSILSYAIHKFFQEKNFVYVQTPIITGSDAEGAGEMFKLTTLDLENVPKNEKGYINFKQDFFGKEANLTVSGQLNVETFCTAFKNTYTFGPTFRAENSNTPKHAAEFWMMEPEIAFADLDVNMDIIEEMIKYIVKYVREHAKEEMEFFNKFIDKELFERLDILVNSDFDRITYTEAIEILKNSGQDFEYEVEWGIDLQTEHERYLAEKHFKKPVFVTDYPKDIKAFYMKLNEDDKTVRAVDLLAPGIGEIVGGSQREDKYEILLEKINQMGLKEEDYWWYLDLRKYGSVPHSGFGLGFDRMLMYITGMTNIRDVIPFPRTTKNLEF, from the coding sequence ATGTTATTAGAATTAAGAGAATTACAAACAAATACTCAAAAATACGTGGATAAAGAAATAGAACTGAACGGATGGATAAAAAAAATAAGAAGCCAGAAAACTTTTGGATTTATAGAGTTGAATGACGGTACATTTTTTAACGGAATTCAGGTAGTTATAAGTGAAGAACTTCCTAATTTTGAAGAAGTATCCAAGCTGACAATTTCTTCCTCAATAAAAGTTTACGGAAAGTTGGTAAAATCTGAGGGGAAAGGTCAAGAATATGAAATAAAAGCTACTAAAGTGGAAATTTATGATAAATCCGATTCCGACTATCCTCTTCAGAATAAAAGACATACATTTGAATTTTTAAGAACAATAGCACATTTGAGACCGAGAACGAATACATTTTTTGCGGTGTTCAGAGTAAGATCGATTTTATCTTATGCAATACATAAATTTTTTCAGGAGAAAAATTTTGTTTATGTTCAGACACCTATAATTACAGGAAGTGATGCTGAAGGTGCAGGAGAAATGTTTAAGTTGACAACTTTGGATCTGGAAAATGTGCCTAAAAATGAAAAGGGATATATTAATTTTAAACAAGACTTTTTCGGAAAAGAAGCCAATTTAACGGTAAGCGGACAACTGAATGTGGAAACATTCTGTACGGCATTTAAAAATACATATACATTTGGTCCGACTTTTAGAGCTGAAAATTCCAATACTCCGAAGCATGCCGCTGAGTTTTGGATGATGGAACCTGAAATTGCCTTTGCAGATTTAGATGTAAATATGGACATTATTGAAGAAATGATAAAATATATAGTAAAATACGTAAGAGAGCATGCAAAGGAAGAAATGGAATTTTTCAATAAATTTATAGATAAAGAGCTGTTTGAAAGACTTGATATACTTGTAAATTCAGATTTTGACAGAATTACTTATACTGAAGCAATTGAAATATTGAAAAATTCCGGACAAGATTTTGAATATGAAGTGGAGTGGGGAATAGATCTTCAAACTGAACATGAAAGATATTTGGCTGAAAAACATTTTAAAAAACCTGTATTTGTAACGGACTATCCTAAAGATATAAAAGCATTTTACATGAAATTAAATGAAGATGATAAAACCGTAAGAGCAGTAGACTTATTAGCACCGGGAATAGGAGAAATAGTCGGGGGAAGCCAAAGGGAAGATAAATATGAAATTCTTTTGGAAAAAATAAATCAGATGGGCTTAAAAGAAGAAGATTACTGGTGGTATCTCGATTTAAGAAAATATGGAAGTGTACCTCATTCGGGATTTGGGCTTGGATTTGACAGAATGCTTATGTATATAACGGGAATGACAAATATAAGGGATGTAATTCCTTTCCCGAGAACTACAAAAAATCTTGAGTTTTAG